CCACTTCCAAttttcttggattttttttttccattttttgtcCTAAAACTTCTCTTCTAACAACTCAACCCTAGTTTTGCTGTAAGTTACTTATTGGTGTActaaatctcttttttttttttctttggtatGAAAATTCAAGTGAAATCATTAGCTTTTGCTTATTGAAAGTTctgtgttttatttctttgttttcattaCTTTGTAGGGAGCTAGCTAAATGGAGATGTGACCaaggaaaagtaaaagaaaaaaaaattacaaagaattgCTAGCAACcattctttctctctctctctctgtctctctctctctctctctctctctctctctttttgaAAGCCAAAGAAAATTCCAAGGTTCTTTACTCGTTCCTGTCTCTTTATCTATCTAGTTAGagtaattttgtttctttagcTGTTTAATTTCTCCTTAAGTTGTTTGTTTTTtaagctaaaaaaaattaaatttgattttataaagcTTGTTTTTCAATCTGGGAACATATacgtataaaaataaaatcttttggTACTTCTTGTTCTGGAATTAAGGAGAGTTGATCTAACGTACCTATCTGTTTAAATGAGCTGAAAAGTACAGATACAAAGGGTATTAGCTTTATTTTCTGAGGATTTAATTAGAGATGGAAAATTGATACTACAGTTGACATTTTTTGAGAATCTAATCTTAATCTTTCAAGGAGTTATAATTAGTTggtattttgttgttgttgcagGTACCCGATCTGTTTAGAAGTGAAGCTAATTTCTTCGATCGAAGCAGCTGTTGGAAGAGTTGCAGATCTGTTGTGTGGCTTTGGATTCTATAAAAcatctgtttttgttttatttttttgtctgaGAACTGGACTCCTATAACAACAACCAACGTTGTTCAAAGTGAgcataaaacttttttttttttctgaaaaagaGAGTTTATATTCTTTGTTGGTAATTCCAGGAACAGCTTTTAATTTGTTGCTAATCCAGGAACAGCTGATTTATTAATGGGGGTTTGTCATTTAATAGTCcttttattaagataaatagtGATGCTGGTGGTGGTATCTACCATCTTTAGGGTCAgcagcaaaaaagaaaaaaaagaaaagagagagagctttaaataatttaaggaagaggaaagagagaaagaaagaaagaaaaaaagggggtTGGCTTCAGATCGGCATCAAACATTCAGCAATTATTGCTTTTCATTAACTTAACAGTGAAGCAGAAAAAAGGGTTTCTTTCTCAGATTCAAGGTAATACAGCGGCAAGGTGGAGATGGGCTTTCTATTTTCAACTTTTGTTGAAGGCATTTATCGGTTTTTTAGAAGAGAcattagtttttgtttttataactCTTTTTAGTCCCTTAAGTACATATAAACAACCAAATGTCAGATATCTTTCAGCTCAAGGTTTCAAGGGCTTGTATGTGTTGCGATGGTCAAATGAGTCGGTGAAGCGAAGTGCATATTTTGAAGCATCGGATTATTTTACCTTAtctaaattcttttcttttgctttttcttgCAGACTGTGGCTGCCATTTTTCAGGCTATGCTTTTGAAAGTACTGAAGCTGCAAAAGGCTTAaacgagagagagagagagagagagagagagagagagagggaagGCTGGTCTCCTGACTTGGACCGTATATCAAAGCGTAAGAAAGGTCCTTTATCACTAAACACAGCCGAACTACTGTCTATGCAATCGTCATCAATGCATAGGACATGTCAACCCCGTCTTTCTAACATTTCTCCAAAATCCCAGATTTTCTGTCTTTCTCTTTAAAGCTGAGATAGAAGGTATATTGTTTGGGGTAGGTGAGGTTTTGAGTTTCTGAGAAAGCAATGAAAGTAGTATGGAGATAGATGAGATTCAGACACAACAAGGTTCTAAGTTCTCAAGAGTTGGTAATGGGAGAAGTGAGTCGAGCAGGATGGGTCAGAAAGGTAGTGACAACTACTACCCTGATGATGAAGAAGGTAGAGAGGTCATGAAAAGGGCTAGTGCAAATGGAGGTGGAGGTGATGCTCTAGCTGACACCGCTGCTGCTAATCGGCTTCGAGGCTGGCACCATTCTTCGAGAATTATTAGGGTTTCTCGAGCCTCGGGTGGGAAAGATCGGCACAGCAAGGTTTGGACTTCAAAAGGGTTGAGGGATAGGAGGGTAAGGTTATCTGTCACCACAGCTATACAGTTTTATGATCTACAAGACCGGTTGGGCTATGATCAGCCTAGTAAAGCAATAGAGTGGCTGATTAAAGCAGCTGCTGATGCAATTGCGGAGCTTCCTTCACTTAACACTTCATTTCCTGATACCCCAAGGCAATTGAGTGATGATGGAACTGAACAAGGGTTTGACTCGGCTGAAGTAGAGTTAGATGGCGATCCGAATAATTACCAAGAAAACCAAAGTCAGCAGCACCTTTCCTTGTCCAAATCAGCTTGCAGTAGCACGTCCGAGATTAGCAAGAACTCGGGTTTATCCCTTTCCAGGTCTGAGAACCGTGTAAAAGCCCGGGAACGGGCAAGGGGAAGAGTAgcaaaagaaaaggggaaagaGCAAAAGACTGACATTGCACATCAACAAAATGTGAACCCCATTTCTCACAACTCTTCCTTCACTGAGTTACTAACCTGTGGCATTGGCAGTGTTAGCAACAATCACACTAGTCCTAGTCCTACCGCTTCAGCTCGTCAAAACCCCAGGCAGTGGCCTGTCACTCAAATGGATTACTTTACAATGGGGCTCCTTGGACCTTCTTCTTCGAGAAACCAATCTTCAGGGTTTCCAGGACAAATGCAACAGCCACAACCGATACTGATACCACCATTTACTGTGTCGGGTGAAAACAATCAAAAGTTGCAGCATTTTTCGTTTGTTCCCAACACGGACCATATGATCCCGGTGGCAACAGCACAACCGGTGCTAGGGAGTGACTACAACCTCAACTTCGCAATCTCTTCCGGCATTGCTGGTTTCAACAGGGGGACCCTTCAGTCCAATTCTCCTCCTTTTTTGCCTCATCACCTCCAGAGGTTTTCTTCTATAGAGGGATCACCACCAGTGGAGAACCATCACCACCATTAGTTTCCAGTTGGATTAGATTGCCGTTTGCAGCTCGGTTTCTGAAAACGTTTCCTCTTGGCCCCATAATTTTTCCTGGTAAGCTCAACGGTCAAAACCctcatttaattaaaagttgTTTACGATGAATAGTAGTTGACAATCAAATCTATCTTTCCTTGCTTTAATCTTCCTAATTAGATTCTCTATTTTTGTCGCTGTTTATgtcttttgcttctttttttttttggttttcttggCTTTCCTTTTTGGGTTTCCGTGATGTGCTAGTGCATAGCATAGTACCATGAATCACTCATTTTTCTTGGTTAGAATAAAGAAATCTGGCAATGGGACCATTATTAGTGCTATTTGTCTTTTCACATGATCCCCTGCCTAGGTTGTTGTGATTAAGGATCGGCTGGTTGTCTCCTTGTCTGTTCTCTTTCTGGTTCCCTTCCCCCTAACATATGTGAACCCATGCCAGGTGTTAGTTTCTTGATGGCCAAGCCTTTCTGGGCACTGAATAGAACGTTTAAACTTTACATTTCAAATAGGGTGCGACTTTCTTAACCTTAACTGTACCACTTGGCAACGGATCTGCTAAACTGTCgggggggttttttttttttgtgattagTTAAACTTTCTATATGATTAAGGGTAGACTAGAtcaggaaaatatatatattggtgcACATAAGGCCTCGAGCTCTCAAACTTCAAGACAAATGGCTGCTGGCAAGGTAAATGGTTTTTCTAGGTTTAGAAAGCATGAAATGAAAgcagattttaatttttatatattattgaaaatgagCTGTCACTGTGGTTGCAGTGAAAATgaccttaaaattataaatctgTAAGATCTAACATCAAATCAGAAATAAAAATGACCAGACTTTCATAATGAGATAGAACAGCAAACAATGATATAAGTTGTAGAAATTACGAAGCCCAGAAGTTTGTGAACTCATAGTTAACAATTTAAATGTTGAGTTGTGGTCATCGTTAACATACAACAATCTAAATAAGTAAACCTAATATCATAACAGATTAAAAATAAAGGCCTATTTCTccttaaaaacaaagaaaaattatgcTATCTTCTCTCTTGAAAGTTGAAGAATAAATAAAGTTGCTGGTAAAATAATTGCTAGATTTTCGTAGCTTGAGGATAGTCTTTCTAATTTTCGTATCTCGATTGCAACCGATTTATAGTTTTTATGACTTCCATtgttaatgtttttataattatttttacaggCTGAGTTGATTCCTTTGGTAGTTGAATTAATTCTAGTAGAACATtgcaatttttaattatgtatttttaaaataatttaattagagtTAAATTGAGTGTTTTATctctttcaaaattaaaattgttttaaataaaaatgcttTGTAAAGTGAAAATGATGTAAATAAATGTCTTTAATTTTAGATGAGTTGGCCCAGGTCCAAATATAGaattattctcatttttcaaccattttaaatattaaatgtagtGCAAATGTAAgcgttttaatttatttttgttaaggAAAATAGTTACCAAATAtgtattcatattttcattattaaaaatatttttttgtatttattaaatgtgttttcaattattaaaaataaaaaagatttcaGAAACTAAGATTTTAGGATAAGCAAAGATATTTGTAATTGATGTATATGAAAAATCACGTATTCATATTGGACGCTCCTCTTAATTTTGCTTAACATAAGCTACACAAATCCCATTAGAGTTAATCTCTATATCTATGAAGATTTAGGAGTGTAAATTGTAGGGATAAAATGTAAAATGGTACCTCTTCTACTATTAGGTTTATGGATAACAGAAATGAGGATGGTGTTTCCTAACAGTTTATATCTACAACATATTCTTCCAGGGAGATTCTATAGTTCTACTTCCCTAAGCATAATCTTTATGCTGATGAATTCTGTAAATTGCTGCCACCAGTTTTCAAGTGTTGAAGGTAGAGTTATGGGTAGTGTTTTatgatgttaaaaaaaaaaaaaaaaggaacataATGAGATTATAGATTTAGCTTGCATGCCTATGTTCTTGATTGAGATTGGCTATATTTCCCATGGAATAAGACCATACGTGTTGTGTTTTAGGTAATATGCAGTGGCTtaatattaagattaaaataatgttaaaacaGAAGCTCTTACGTGTTGTGTTAAATTTGCTTGAGCTTTTGAACTGATAATGAATGTTAGTAGTTTCATATTTGTTTGAGTCACAAAATAAGCTgaaaattgttataatttggatttgaaAGTGAATGAAAGGTTTGAAGTTAGGGTGTTGTAGGGCTTCAATATCTGACCAAATAGTTTTCTACTTTTG
This sequence is a window from Gossypium raimondii isolate GPD5lz chromosome 5, ASM2569854v1, whole genome shotgun sequence. Protein-coding genes within it:
- the LOC105767961 gene encoding transcription factor TCP2 translates to MEIDEIQTQQGSKFSRVGNGRSESSRMGQKGSDNYYPDDEEGREVMKRASANGGGGDALADTAAANRLRGWHHSSRIIRVSRASGGKDRHSKVWTSKGLRDRRVRLSVTTAIQFYDLQDRLGYDQPSKAIEWLIKAAADAIAELPSLNTSFPDTPRQLSDDGTEQGFDSAEVELDGDPNNYQENQSQQHLSLSKSACSSTSEISKNSGLSLSRSENRVKARERARGRVAKEKGKEQKTDIAHQQNVNPISHNSSFTELLTCGIGSVSNNHTSPSPTASARQNPRQWPVTQMDYFTMGLLGPSSSRNQSSGFPGQMQQPQPILIPPFTVSGENNQKLQHFSFVPNTDHMIPVATAQPVLGSDYNLNFAISSGIAGFNRGTLQSNSPPFLPHHLQRFSSIEGSPPVENHHHH